Proteins from a genomic interval of Magnetovibrio sp. PR-2:
- the lptM gene encoding LPS translocon maturation chaperone LptM has product MTRFFVMALCAVIVMGSLSACGRKGDPEFPDGSQYPRDYPNN; this is encoded by the coding sequence ATGACGCGTTTTTTTGTGATGGCGCTGTGCGCCGTAATCGTGATGGGCAGCCTCAGCGCGTGTGGGCGTAAGGGCGATCCCGAGTTCCCGGATGGATCCCAATACCCCCGCGATTATCCCAACAATTAG